One genomic segment of Methanothermococcus okinawensis IH1 includes these proteins:
- a CDS encoding DUF7121 family protein: protein METTTNIKKEELKTLNDKIKELYEKAKELKEKRNNANEEVKLHKEKRENINKIVKEKIELIRNLKKERGELLIEFKELKVNKDSINQKIQQLETIIETKCPSLEKERELVAEIESYKKLLEKSNVIDELNKKIAEISEEISEFVKKSAEEHKQVLENAKISAESHQKLIEIYSQINKLKEKSKELYKKLKEHNNKENITEREEKEENNKNPE, encoded by the coding sequence ATGGAAACAACTACCAACATAAAAAAAGAAGAATTAAAAACATTAAATGATAAAATAAAAGAGCTCTATGAAAAGGCAAAAGAATTAAAGGAAAAAAGAAATAATGCAAATGAAGAGGTAAAATTACATAAAGAAAAAAGAGAAAACATTAATAAAATAGTTAAAGAAAAAATAGAACTTATAAGAAATCTAAAAAAAGAAAGGGGAGAGTTATTAATTGAATTTAAAGAATTGAAGGTAAATAAGGATTCAATAAATCAAAAGATACAACAATTGGAAACAATAATTGAAACCAAATGCCCATCATTAGAAAAAGAGAGAGAATTAGTTGCTGAAATTGAATCATACAAAAAACTTCTTGAAAAAAGCAATGTTATTGACGAATTAAACAAGAAAATAGCCGAAATTTCAGAAGAAATCTCAGAATTCGTTAAAAAATCAGCAGAAGAACATAAGCAAGTCCTTGAAAATGCAAAAATAAGTGCAGAAAGTCATCAAAAGTTGATAGAGATATATTCTCAAATAAATAAATTAAAAGAAAAATCCAAGGAATTGTATAAAAAATTGAAGGAACATAACAATAAAGAAAACATAACAGAAAGAGAAGAAAAAGAAGAAAATAACAAAAATCCAGAATAA
- a CDS encoding ATP-binding protein yields the protein MKFFNREKEIKEITSILEGEPNQIYFIYGSINSGKTTLINHIINNKLDDNYKVFYINFRTYLISEKKDFIEAIFSTKKDDFLETIKDKSEVLNLITKGARILTGVPIPEVEFNKLFEERINDAFQYLNNIMLETRKNGKTPILILDELQMIKDITTNGQKYLLKELFQFLVSLTKEQHLCHVFCLTSDSLFAEYVYNTGELEGRAKHLLVDDFDKETSLRFMDFLAKEILNKPELPKEQKEQIYSLVGGKPADIYNIIDEIRYKKLDDILNQMLKVEVSKLNMFLEIMEYSKPKIEIGNNIIEINKKDVLNALKLFKNKYKIPIKEISLHIYSYLIKENILFLNPTEETLKPQSFLVWNAIKRVV from the coding sequence ATGAAATTCTTTAACAGAGAAAAAGAAATTAAAGAAATAACTTCAATACTCGAAGGAGAACCTAACCAGATATACTTTATCTATGGCTCTATAAACAGTGGTAAAACAACCTTAATCAACCATATAATAAATAATAAATTGGATGATAATTACAAAGTATTTTATATAAATTTTAGGACTTATTTAATATCTGAAAAAAAGGACTTTATAGAGGCGATATTTTCAACTAAAAAGGATGATTTCCTTGAAACTATAAAAGATAAATCAGAGGTATTAAACCTAATCACAAAAGGAGCTCGGATACTAACAGGAGTTCCTATTCCTGAGGTAGAGTTTAACAAATTATTTGAGGAAAGAATAAATGATGCATTTCAATATCTAAATAATATAATGTTGGAAACAAGAAAAAATGGAAAAACTCCAATTTTAATTCTCGATGAGTTGCAGATGATAAAAGACATAACTACCAATGGACAGAAATATCTTTTAAAAGAACTATTTCAATTCTTAGTATCTCTTACAAAGGAACAACACTTATGCCATGTGTTTTGTTTAACATCCGATAGTTTATTTGCCGAATATGTTTATAATACAGGGGAGCTCGAAGGTAGGGCAAAACATCTTTTAGTTGATGATTTTGATAAGGAAACCTCTTTAAGATTTATGGATTTCTTAGCAAAAGAAATATTAAACAAACCAGAACTGCCAAAAGAACAAAAGGAACAAATCTATTCATTAGTTGGTGGAAAACCAGCTGATATTTACAATATAATTGATGAGATAAGATATAAAAAACTAGATGATATATTAAACCAAATGCTTAAAGTAGAAGTCTCTAAATTAAATATGTTTTTAGAAATAATGGAATATTCCAAACCAAAAATAGAAATTGGAAATAATATTATTGAAATCAATAAAAAAGATGTATTAAACGCCTTAAAATTATTTAAAAACAAATATAAGATACCTATAAAAGAGATTTCACTACATATTTACAGTTATTTGATTAAGGAAAATATTTTATTCTTAAATCCTACTGAGGAAACATTAAAACCACAGTCATTCTTGGTATGGAATGCTATTAAAAGAGTAGTTTAA
- the amrS gene encoding AmmeMemoRadiSam system radical SAM enzyme, translating into MQSELHEAMFYDILEGNKVRCNICSRHCIIPEGKRGFCKGRENINGKLYAINYGKVCSAAIDPIEKKPLFHFHPGSSVFSIATGGCNFRCKHCQNWQISQFPPDEIPYNELYPKDIVETALRYKCDGIAYTYTEPTIFYELMYDTANIARENGLYNVMITNGYIEEEPLKHLKIDAMNIDIKGNEKFYKEICAAKLEPVLKTCIVAKKLGIHVEITNLIIPTYNDNIEDIRNIIEFVRDKLGKETPLHFTRFHPDYKLTNIPPTPVEILVKARELALEEGLKYVYIGNVPGHDGENTYCPNCGALLIDRTGFSIIKNNLDTSTGAPRCPECGEIIDIII; encoded by the coding sequence ATGCAATCAGAACTTCACGAAGCAATGTTTTATGATATATTGGAAGGCAATAAGGTTAGGTGCAATATTTGTTCAAGGCACTGCATAATACCTGAGGGAAAAAGGGGATTTTGTAAAGGAAGAGAAAATATAAATGGTAAATTGTATGCTATAAATTATGGAAAGGTATGCTCTGCTGCAATTGACCCCATAGAAAAAAAACCACTGTTTCATTTTCATCCCGGTTCTTCGGTGTTTTCAATTGCCACAGGAGGTTGTAATTTTAGATGCAAACACTGCCAAAATTGGCAGATAAGTCAGTTTCCACCAGATGAAATACCATATAATGAGTTATATCCCAAGGATATTGTAGAAACAGCTTTAAGATACAAATGCGATGGGATAGCATATACATATACGGAGCCTACAATATTTTATGAGCTCATGTATGATACGGCAAACATTGCAAGGGAAAATGGACTATACAATGTGATGATAACAAATGGATATATCGAAGAAGAGCCGCTTAAACATTTAAAAATAGATGCCATGAACATAGATATAAAAGGTAATGAAAAATTTTATAAGGAAATATGTGCTGCGAAATTAGAACCTGTATTAAAAACATGTATTGTTGCAAAGAAACTGGGCATACATGTGGAAATAACCAATTTAATAATTCCAACCTATAACGACAATATAGAGGATATAAGAAATATAATAGAATTTGTAAGGGATAAATTAGGTAAAGAAACTCCGCTTCATTTTACGAGATTTCATCCAGATTATAAATTAACTAATATTCCACCAACTCCTGTGGAAATACTTGTGAAAGCAAGGGAACTAGCACTTGAAGAAGGTTTAAAATATGTATATATTGGAAATGTCCCAGGTCATGACGGAGAAAATACTTACTGCCCAAACTGCGGAGCTCTGCTAATTGATAGAACTGGATTTTCAATAATCAAAAACAACCTGGATACTTCAACAGGAGCTCCGAGATGTCCAGAATGTGGGGAAATTATTGATATTATTATTTAA
- a CDS encoding chorismate pyruvate-lyase family protein, with amino-acid sequence MADAIIKPYKVINELSKKYHLRNEEKILLGTDGSITNILEILFNDEVVVKTIYQEIINNVNYRSVILEIKGIPLIYATSKIPLKNINDDNIRENIKKDLLSADIPIGKILKIHNLETRREIKNIYYGDIDNTVKLYLKTDKNALPQRTYDIIYNNRVLMEITEIFNIADYLKNGG; translated from the coding sequence ATGGCAGATGCAATAATAAAGCCATATAAGGTAATTAATGAACTTTCAAAAAAATACCACCTAAGGAATGAGGAAAAAATACTCCTTGGGACTGATGGAAGCATTACAAACATTTTGGAAATATTGTTCAATGATGAAGTTGTTGTAAAAACCATATATCAAGAGATTATAAACAATGTAAATTATAGAAGTGTTATACTTGAAATTAAGGGAATTCCTTTGATATATGCAACTTCAAAAATTCCCCTTAAAAATATTAACGACGATAATATAAGGGAAAATATAAAAAAAGACCTGCTATCTGCTGATATACCTATTGGAAAAATATTAAAGATACATAATTTAGAAACGCGAAGAGAAATTAAAAATATCTATTATGGGGATATAGATAATACGGTTAAATTATACCTTAAAACAGACAAAAATGCACTACCTCAAAGAACCTATGATATAATTTATAACAACAGAGTTCTTATGGAAATTACAGAAATATTTAATATAGCAGATTATTTAAAAAATGGGGGTTAA
- a CDS encoding ATP-binding protein, which yields MEFFDRKKELNDLKKLLLFEPNLIYFIYGPINSGKTTLINEVIKNLDEEYVAFYIDLRAHFISKYDEFIKVLFEVSSYDSRNIKKYFKDLLIDMPHSLEGIPVPKTLLNEILDENKSEDVFIIY from the coding sequence ATGGAATTTTTTGATAGAAAAAAGGAGCTAAATGATTTAAAAAAACTATTACTATTTGAACCTAATTTGATATATTTTATATATGGTCCTATAAATAGTGGCAAAACCACTTTAATAAATGAAGTAATTAAAAATTTGGATGAGGAATATGTTGCTTTTTATATAGATTTAAGAGCTCACTTTATATCAAAATATGATGAGTTCATAAAGGTTTTATTTGAGGTTTCATCTTATGACAGTAGGAATATTAAAAAATACTTTAAAGATTTATTAATTGATATGCCACACAGTTTGGAGGGTATTCCAGTACCTAAAACACTATTAAATGAAATATTAGATGAAAATAAATCAGAGGATGTATTTATTATATACTAA
- a CDS encoding ATP-binding protein: MKINQRMYLLYTKCFFENLKNNGKKPILIIDVLENFVFQNLCRSAPKNLQVIEDLKINGYLIYKLFNFFISLTEQRHLSHVVVLTSYSLFINKIYNEAMLQDRYKYYLVDDFDYETTKEFLMKNNFNLEEIETVWHYFGGNL; this comes from the coding sequence ATGAAAATAAATCAGAGGATGTATTTATTATATACTAAATGTTTTTTTGAGAATTTAAAGAATAATGGGAAAAAACCAATACTAATAATCGATGTCTTGGAAAACTTTGTTTTCCAAAATCTTTGTCGCTCCGCTCCAAAGAACCTTCAAGTGATAGAGGATTTAAAAATAAATGGATACTTAATTTATAAATTATTTAACTTTTTTATAAGTTTAACTGAACAGAGGCATCTTAGTCATGTGGTTGTTTTAACCTCTTATAGTTTGTTTATAAATAAAATATACAATGAGGCAATGTTGCAGGATAGATACAAATACTACTTAGTAGATGATTTTGATTATGAAACTACAAAAGAGTTTTTAATGAAAAATAATTTTAATTTAGAAGAAATAGAAACTGTATGGCATTATTTTGGTGGAAACTTATAA
- the pssA gene encoding CDP-diacylglycerol--serine O-phosphatidyltransferase, which yields MFKIKNIITISDYVTVINIVFGMLAILFQDFRFIYLAIVFDAMDGYVARKTNTVSDFGAELDSICDVVSFGVAPAYLLYYYFEGTFGLIASLIFLICGALRLARFGILDVRYFVGLPIPAGALILSVTCELFLKYNIVNYNLASIIVPILAIIFGLLMISDIRYPKYPNKIGMIIFAISLILALFGIFEPLAICAIGYVGYGILKWDIEK from the coding sequence ATGTTCAAAATTAAGAATATTATCACCATATCGGATTATGTAACTGTTATAAATATTGTTTTTGGTATGCTTGCCATATTGTTTCAGGATTTTAGATTTATATATCTGGCGATAGTTTTTGATGCCATGGATGGTTATGTTGCGAGAAAAACAAATACTGTATCAGATTTTGGGGCAGAATTGGATAGTATCTGCGATGTTGTTAGTTTTGGAGTAGCTCCTGCTTACTTACTTTATTACTATTTTGAAGGAACCTTTGGATTAATAGCCTCATTAATATTTCTTATATGCGGAGCTCTGAGGCTGGCAAGATTTGGTATATTGGATGTTAGGTATTTTGTCGGATTACCCATACCTGCGGGAGCTCTTATTTTAAGTGTTACCTGTGAGTTATTTTTAAAATATAATATCGTAAATTATAACCTGGCTTCTATAATCGTTCCAATATTGGCAATAATATTTGGGTTGTTAATGATAAGCGATATTAGATATCCAAAATATCCCAATAAAATAGGAATGATTATATTTGCAATATCTTTAATCTTAGCATTATTTGGAATATTTGAACCATTGGCAATCTGTGCTATTGGATATGTAGGATATGGTATTTTAAAATGGGATATTGAAAAATAA
- the serB gene encoding phosphoserine phosphatase SerB, translating into MDNNHKKNKKKLILFDLDSTLIDCETIDEIAKLAGVGDEVEKITKEAMDGKLDFGEALRKRVSLLKGLPLENIRELVLNLKFTKGAEETVKELKKRGYVVGVVSGGFTIATDRVKDILGLDYAYSNELITKDGKLTGEVVGPIMSSYAKGEILEKIAKKEGIDLKDTVVVGDGANDISMFKKAGLKIAFCAKDILKKNADICIDKKDLREILKYV; encoded by the coding sequence ATGGATAATAATCATAAAAAAAATAAAAAAAAGCTTATTTTATTTGATTTAGACAGCACATTAATCGACTGTGAAACAATAGACGAGATAGCGAAGTTAGCTGGTGTTGGAGATGAGGTGGAAAAAATAACTAAGGAAGCCATGGACGGAAAATTGGATTTTGGAGAAGCTTTGAGAAAAAGAGTATCGCTTTTAAAAGGTCTCCCTTTGGAAAATATACGGGAATTGGTTTTAAATCTAAAATTCACAAAAGGAGCAGAGGAAACAGTTAAAGAACTTAAAAAAAGAGGATATGTAGTAGGTGTTGTAAGTGGGGGTTTTACGATAGCCACAGACAGAGTAAAAGATATCCTTGGTCTTGACTATGCCTATTCAAATGAACTTATAACAAAAGATGGAAAATTAACTGGGGAAGTGGTAGGACCTATTATGAGCTCATATGCAAAGGGGGAAATATTAGAAAAAATAGCAAAAAAAGAAGGTATCGATTTAAAAGATACCGTAGTTGTAGGGGATGGTGCAAATGATATAAGTATGTTTAAAAAGGCAGGTTTAAAAATAGCATTTTGTGCAAAGGATATTTTAAAGAAAAATGCTGATATATGCATAGATAAAAAGGATTTAAGAGAAATTTTAAAGTATGTGTAA
- a CDS encoding PKD domain-containing protein — protein MKAYSILLSLIVILGALPLSFASETTENVAVVVSTPADAVVAAPYAKAMGYKLVYTPTDKLSDNAKKELEVNDINKVIIVGGPVAVSNNVESQISKLNINTNRIWGETRVETSQKMYEVIKKEKPELANNIVIAEGFDEKIIPVAVSFGAPVVYYGLNKDDKVADLLKTTKPENAVIIGSKVPKIITNTVSTQAKNTFIASGSEDSVIKTALSFVPKINPNAENKDVAVVYAEKTNNPVMDAIVSFVKGYVGAIAPIPVSKENIIDNIISKLTFAPGISVSSDSTSISSIISNVASNLGVSSTTIKTTPSVSGGRYTPPVDEKPVINKFDISVDGLKATFNINVSDDKELKKIVLKYGDGTKEIKNISGKSNSLTISKNYLMQGKYTATLTVYDDKDQATTSSETVNLKYFDISPEYLSKIVSGNVDESIPITITNYKNKSITITNTSTSLNVNTNTNLVNTSENITCNIKNTSALSTGKSYQAKVIFALKNHPEINKTFVMDVVIPKIEVKTTSSGKSVSLQVVNTTTTTNTSIEINDNATNAFVINTTVGAKSLDIAIPTTNTSNTSGIENTTIHLENVKDALDRAEEIQNTSTLTETLIKPVVVASKDVSDISVDVKNISINGDTNKATVNTEIKFNKSTNDTYAVVAIPVGNNPVDNVYKEGLGAIPQYDGTGTQRNYYKYDAANGVLILFLKDDPIVSFTLSMKAINQPPIIDHPCIENGLNVLINASNSHDPEGKNLTFTWSAPGAQSVSYLDGGKTINITYPADGTYNITLTVSDGVYDVSAVITVSVTQPVAEKPAIKIIANGKTIEFAGQDNNTLSIAGTKTINLPHITANVNVVNKKDTNKGIDIYFKDNASVESVIEAMNNYNTVSYNGDNITITYNNANMNGKNVTLSVISNRKSLRNAINKMLNGNASDLIGLIEMNQYSKYNCVQTVSNNKATWTLPASDFSGDVAVVITEGGYTPWNATYVKILAVGGFEVMKYNMTLTYVGTNPFANGSIYNISINDTPTHNVRYGLAMINKNAGITLNVVGTNPNNNLFNVSVAGNSGTEIVVNNNDLIPINASKINDIVGTIFTPDTASATYSPSTTSSSVTLKLQNISNAYVIGTAYDTVDKKIVAVEQQ, from the coding sequence ATGAAAGCATATTCTATACTGCTATCTTTGATAGTAATTTTAGGGGCATTACCTTTGAGTTTTGCCTCAGAGACTACTGAAAATGTAGCAGTTGTAGTATCTACCCCAGCAGATGCCGTTGTTGCAGCACCATACGCCAAAGCAATGGGATACAAGCTGGTATATACTCCAACAGATAAATTATCAGATAACGCCAAAAAAGAACTTGAAGTAAATGATATTAATAAAGTAATAATTGTCGGAGGTCCAGTTGCAGTTAGCAACAATGTGGAAAGCCAAATAAGTAAGTTAAATATAAATACCAACAGAATATGGGGAGAAACAAGGGTTGAGACTTCCCAAAAAATGTATGAAGTTATTAAAAAAGAAAAGCCTGAATTGGCAAATAATATTGTAATTGCAGAAGGATTTGATGAGAAAATAATTCCTGTGGCAGTGAGCTTCGGAGCTCCTGTTGTATATTATGGATTAAATAAAGATGATAAAGTAGCAGATTTATTAAAAACTACAAAACCAGAAAATGCAGTAATTATAGGCAGTAAAGTTCCAAAAATAATAACAAATACAGTATCAACACAGGCAAAAAATACATTTATTGCATCAGGCAGTGAAGATTCAGTTATAAAAACTGCATTATCGTTTGTTCCAAAAATAAACCCTAATGCTGAAAATAAAGATGTTGCAGTTGTTTATGCTGAAAAAACCAACAATCCAGTAATGGATGCAATAGTAAGTTTTGTTAAGGGTTATGTGGGTGCAATAGCTCCAATTCCAGTATCAAAAGAAAATATAATAGATAACATAATTTCAAAACTTACATTTGCACCAGGGATTTCAGTTTCAAGTGATAGCACATCAATATCAAGCATTATATCAAATGTTGCAAGTAATTTGGGGGTATCATCTACCACAATAAAAACTACTCCATCAGTTAGTGGAGGTAGATACACACCACCAGTAGATGAAAAACCAGTTATAAATAAATTTGATATTTCAGTTGACGGATTAAAGGCAACATTTAACATAAATGTAAGTGATGACAAGGAATTGAAAAAGATTGTATTAAAATACGGTGATGGAACAAAAGAGATAAAAAATATCTCAGGAAAATCAAACAGTTTAACAATATCAAAAAATTACTTAATGCAGGGAAAATATACTGCAACACTAACAGTATATGACGATAAAGACCAAGCTACTACATCATCTGAAACTGTGAATTTAAAATACTTTGATATAAGTCCAGAATATTTATCAAAAATTGTTAGTGGAAATGTAGATGAATCTATTCCTATAACCATTACAAATTATAAAAATAAGAGCATAACTATAACAAACACATCTACAAGTCTTAATGTTAATACAAATACTAATTTAGTAAATACTTCTGAAAATATAACATGTAACATTAAAAATACCTCAGCATTATCCACTGGAAAATCATATCAGGCAAAAGTTATATTTGCTTTGAAAAATCATCCAGAAATAAATAAAACATTTGTGATGGATGTTGTAATTCCTAAGATAGAAGTAAAAACCACGAGCTCAGGTAAAAGTGTTTCGTTGCAAGTTGTAAATACAACCACAACAACAAACACAAGCATTGAAATAAATGATAATGCTACAAATGCATTTGTTATAAATACCACAGTAGGGGCTAAATCGTTAGATATTGCAATACCTACAACAAATACTTCAAATACATCTGGAATAGAAAATACTACAATTCATTTAGAAAATGTTAAAGATGCATTAGACAGGGCAGAAGAAATCCAAAATACTTCAACCTTAACAGAAACACTTATAAAACCAGTAGTTGTTGCAAGTAAAGATGTAAGTGATATATCAGTAGATGTTAAAAATATCAGTATTAATGGAGATACAAATAAAGCTACGGTAAATACAGAGATTAAATTTAATAAATCTACAAACGATACCTACGCAGTAGTAGCCATACCAGTGGGCAATAACCCAGTAGATAATGTATATAAGGAAGGATTGGGAGCTATACCACAATATGATGGAACCGGAACGCAGAGAAACTACTACAAATATGATGCAGCTAATGGGGTTTTAATATTATTCTTAAAAGATGACCCAATAGTAAGTTTTACATTGAGTATGAAAGCAATAAACCAACCACCAATAATAGATCATCCATGCATCGAAAATGGATTAAATGTATTAATAAATGCGTCAAATTCGCATGACCCAGAAGGTAAAAATTTAACATTCACATGGTCAGCACCAGGAGCTCAGAGTGTTTCATACCTCGATGGTGGAAAAACAATAAACATAACCTATCCAGCAGATGGAACCTACAATATTACATTGACAGTATCGGATGGAGTATATGATGTTTCAGCTGTAATAACAGTTTCAGTAACTCAGCCAGTTGCAGAAAAACCAGCAATAAAAATTATAGCAAATGGAAAAACTATCGAATTCGCAGGGCAGGATAACAATACATTATCAATTGCAGGAACTAAAACTATTAATCTACCACATATAACAGCAAATGTAAATGTTGTTAATAAAAAGGATACAAACAAAGGTATAGATATATACTTTAAAGATAATGCAAGTGTGGAATCAGTAATTGAAGCAATGAACAATTACAACACAGTATCATACAATGGAGATAACATTACAATAACCTACAACAATGCAAATATGAATGGTAAAAATGTTACACTTTCAGTAATAAGCAATAGAAAATCTCTAAGAAATGCCATAAATAAAATGCTCAATGGAAATGCAAGTGATTTAATTGGACTCATTGAAATGAACCAGTATAGCAAATACAACTGCGTCCAAACAGTATCTAATAATAAGGCTACATGGACATTACCAGCAAGTGATTTCAGCGGTGATGTAGCCGTAGTAATTACAGAAGGAGGATATACTCCATGGAATGCCACTTATGTAAAAATCCTTGCAGTAGGCGGATTTGAAGTAATGAAATACAATATGACATTAACCTATGTAGGAACAAATCCTTTCGCCAATGGTTCAATATACAACATCTCAATAAATGACACTCCAACACATAATGTAAGATATGGATTGGCAATGATAAATAAGAATGCAGGAATAACCTTAAATGTAGTTGGAACAAATCCAAACAACAACTTATTCAATGTTTCAGTAGCTGGAAACAGTGGAACAGAAATAGTAGTAAATAACAATGATTTAATACCAATAAATGCATCAAAAATAAACGATATAGTAGGAACAATATTCACGCCAGATACTGCATCAGCAACATACAGTCCATCTACAACAAGTAGTTCAGTTACCTTAAAACTACAAAATATATCAAATGCCTATGTTATAGGAACTGCCTACGATACAGTAGATAAAAAAATTGTTGCAGTAGAGCAACAATAA
- a CDS encoding MFS transporter: MEIKGNIKEKEYFGINKNVFLLSIVSFITDVSSEMIMPILPMFISSLGGSSVIIGLVGGLRDSIASILKVISGYYSDRTGKKKIFVLLGYFTSSIFKLLLSFSKTWLGILSFAVLERVGKGIRTAPRDAIIADSTVGKRGKGFGIHRAFDTLGAIIGSITVFILYWFLKYGFNEIIFIAAIISFFAVIPIYFVKEPKSNKSYLSLRLSLKSLSKPLKLFILVSAIFTLANFSYMFFILRAQEYFVGKLSVGIPILLYVLFNIFYASFAIPFGILSDKIGRKKVIISGYFLYGLTSFGFAYLHSLSWFIVLFALYGISYAIIQGNQRAYVSDLSSGNIRGTALGTFHTVIGLASLPSSLIAGCLWQINPSITFIYGGILAFISAVIFISYIFKYKL, from the coding sequence ATGGAAATTAAAGGAAATATTAAAGAAAAAGAATATTTTGGTATAAACAAAAATGTTTTTCTGTTGAGTATTGTAAGTTTTATAACAGATGTAAGTAGCGAAATGATTATGCCTATTTTGCCAATGTTTATTTCATCATTGGGGGGTTCAAGTGTAATTATAGGTTTAGTTGGAGGACTGAGGGACAGTATAGCCAGCATCTTAAAAGTAATATCAGGATATTACTCCGACAGAACAGGTAAAAAAAAGATTTTCGTTCTTTTGGGATATTTTACATCCTCGATATTTAAATTACTATTATCATTTTCAAAGACATGGTTAGGTATTTTATCTTTTGCAGTGTTAGAAAGGGTTGGAAAAGGCATTAGAACAGCACCAAGGGATGCTATAATAGCGGATTCCACAGTAGGAAAAAGAGGAAAGGGTTTTGGTATTCATAGAGCATTTGATACCTTGGGAGCTATTATTGGTTCCATAACAGTCTTTATATTGTATTGGTTTTTAAAATATGGATTTAATGAAATCATATTTATTGCCGCCATAATTTCATTCTTTGCAGTAATTCCTATTTATTTTGTTAAAGAACCAAAAAGCAATAAATCGTATTTATCACTAAGATTAAGTTTAAAAAGTTTATCTAAACCCCTTAAATTGTTTATATTGGTTTCAGCCATATTTACATTAGCCAATTTTAGTTATATGTTTTTTATATTACGAGCTCAGGAATATTTCGTAGGAAAATTATCTGTGGGAATCCCTATTTTATTGTATGTTTTATTCAATATATTTTATGCATCATTTGCCATCCCATTTGGAATTCTTTCGGATAAAATAGGTAGGAAAAAGGTTATTATTTCAGGTTATTTTTTGTATGGATTAACTTCTTTTGGTTTTGCATATCTCCATTCTTTAAGTTGGTTTATAGTATTATTTGCATTATACGGTATATCCTATGCTATAATCCAAGGAAATCAGCGGGCTTATGTTTCTGACCTGAGCTCCGGCAATATAAGAGGCACTGCACTTGGAACATTTCACACGGTTATAGGATTGGCAAGCCTACCTTCGAGTTTAATTGCAGGATGTTTATGGCAAATTAACCCATCTATAACTTTTATATATGGAGGAATCTTGGCATTTATTTCGGCTGTGATATTTATATCATATATTTTTAAATATAAACTATGA
- the taw3 gene encoding tRNA(Phe) 7-((3-amino-3-carboxypropyl)-4-demethylwyosine(37)-N(4))-methyltransferase Taw3 codes for MFKEDKKRTMEKLNEAIKNNLVDEGVMFIVNKINEMDNYYTTSSCIGRCGIMEFPKNKNPKIYSKWLGKWHHYANEKELFEALNKRSKDFENMVFVMNSPILHVASKDIYYAKKLLELAIHNGLKASSIKSITDRRIIVEILSTYKMDVPIGINGELIVNDDYLKILLDVGNKKLEKSRRCLNRFYKKL; via the coding sequence ATGTTCAAAGAAGATAAAAAAAGGACTATGGAAAAGTTAAATGAGGCTATAAAAAACAACCTTGTTGATGAAGGCGTAATGTTCATAGTGAATAAGATAAATGAAATGGATAATTACTATACCACGAGCTCCTGTATAGGAAGATGTGGTATTATGGAATTTCCAAAAAATAAAAATCCTAAGATATATTCAAAATGGCTTGGGAAATGGCACCATTACGCCAATGAAAAAGAATTATTTGAAGCTCTAAATAAAAGGTCTAAGGATTTTGAAAATATGGTCTTTGTCATGAATTCTCCAATTCTCCATGTTGCTTCAAAGGATATATATTATGCAAAAAAACTTTTAGAACTTGCAATCCATAACGGTTTAAAGGCATCATCTATAAAATCTATAACTGATAGGAGAATAATAGTTGAAATATTAAGCACCTATAAAATGGATGTTCCAATAGGTATAAATGGTGAGCTCATAGTGAATGATGATTATTTAAAAATATTGTTAGATGTGGGGAATAAAAAACTCGAAAAATCAAGAAGATGTTTGAATCGATTTTACAAAAAGTTATAA